The DNA sequence TCCATGACGCCTCCCACCCGCCGAAGCTCGCCAAGGAGGTCCGCGACCACAAGGACGGGGTCACTGCCCTCGCCCTCAGTCCCGGCTCCAACTCCCTTGCCTCCGGATCCATCGACCACTCCGTCAAGATCTACAGCTTCCCAGGTATGCCATCTTCGTCCTCCTCTTCGATTGCGTCCTTCTCCAAGGCTTCGTTTCGTGAGATCATTTGGTCGCGACCAGAACTTGCGATCAATAAAGGGTTTCCGGTAGATCATAATAATAGTAGAGATTTGATTTCAAGAAGTTCAATTTGGTGGTTTGTGGCTTCACTCTGCTAAGGATTTCGCATTTGTTTGGTCAGATGGAGAGTTCCAGAGCAATGTCACACGGTTCACCTTGCCGATCCGATCTCTCGCGTTCAACAAATCCGGAAGCTTGTTGGCCGCGGCCGGTGACGACGACGGCATCAAACTAATTGCAACCATAGACAACACAATCTCCAAGGTGCTTAAGGGGCACAGGGGGCCTGTGACCGGCCTATCCTTCGATCCGTCGAATGAGTTCTTGGCGTCCGTGGACACGTTCGGTACTGTCATATATTGGGAGCTCTCGTCGGGGAAACAGATGCACACCCTGAAGGCCATCGCGCCTAACTGTGACGCAGATGCCTCGCTGATTAATGTGCTAAGCTGGAGCCCCAATGGCGAAACTTTGGCTGTCCCAGGGTTGAAGAACGATGTGGTAATGTACGACCGAGACACAGCCGAGAAGATGTTCACCTTGAAAGGAGATCATGAGAGACCTGTTTGCTTCCTGGCCTGGTCTCCCAGTGGTAAGTACATGGCAACTGCTGGGTTGGACAAGCAGGTCCTCATCTGGGATGTGGATCTGAGGCAGGACATCGAAAGACaaaaaattgatgatagaatctgCTCTTTGGCATGGAAGCAAAACGGGAATGCTTTAGCCGTCATTGATGTTATGGGTAAGATTGGCATCTGGGAATCTCCAGTACCGTCATGCATGAAATCCCCGACGGATGGTGCTGCAGATCTACAGGCAAGAGGCACAAATAGGCTTCTTTTATTTGATGAAGATGATGAGACTCCAAGCGCTTCTGGGAGCTTGGATGATGCCATCGAGGAGAGTCATGGTGAGTCGGCTCCAATCGGCCACAAAAGATCAAGGAAACAATCTATATCTGATGAGATCTGCGATGAAGATAGCGATGGGGAGGACGGACTGCTGCGCCAGATAGAATCGCGAAAGAGAAGTGCTGCTAAACACAAGAAGCACACGAGAGACTGGAAAGAAGGCAATGCAAGCTCATCCAACTCCACAAGGCCTAACATGCAGGAGGCATTTCAACCAGGTTCCACTCCTGCGGAGACTGGGAAGCGACGTTTTCTTGTCTACAACATGCTTGGAAGTATCACCACAATCGAAAACGAGGGCTTCTCCCACGTAGAGGTGATGAAAAGTTCTTGCTTCATTAGAATTCTCTACACGATCTATAATTTTCACAACTGCAAGTATCATTCATCAATTTGAGCTGTACATGTTTATACCAATGTTTCTTTGGTGAATCAAATGGATGATCTTCTCAATTGTTTATGTTTCGTAGGTAGATTTCCATGATACTGGAAGAGGTCCCAGGGTTCCTGCCATGACTGATTACTTTGGTTTCACAATGGCTGCTCTGAACGAAAATGGAAGCGTCTTCTCAAATCCATGCAAAGGTGAAAAGAACATGAGTACTCTTATGTATCGTCCTTTTAGTAGCTGGGCCAACAACAGCGAGGTAATCTCTATTTGGCTATTACAAACATTTGAAGTTTCAATTAAcatgttctttcttttctctctaaGATTTCACTGGTTTTTTGCTATTTCATGTGATTCTAGTGGTTAATGAGGTTTGAAGGAGAGGAAGTGAAGGCTGTGGCACTCGGTACTGGTTGGGTGGCTGCTATTACTAATCTTAATCTCCTACGTATCTTCACAGAGGGTGGCTTGCAGGTGCGCGACACACAACTTCACGTCACATATGCTAACATCATCCTTTCTATAAAGGATCCTTGCAACATCAAGTCTCTCAGAGTTTCATTAAGTGCTTCGAATTTGCACTTAATGAAACTCTATTCTTGTTTCCTTCTCCCAGATTGTTATGTTTCAGCATACATCATTACCTGGTGATCTTTGCTTATTTGTTGATTGATATTGTTGTAGAGACATATTCTTTGCCTTAATGGTCCAGTGGTGACTGCAGCTGGTTACGAGGATAAATTGGCAATAGTTACTCATGCTTCAGAATGTCTTTCATCAGGAGATCAGGTTTGTACATAATGATCAATAGAACAGTAAGGTTGATACTTAAGTATTGGTTTCTCTGGCTATCTAATTCTACGATACTCTAATGATTAGCAGATGCTAGACGTTCTAGTGCTTAACATATCGGAGGGAGCCAAGCTTTTCGAAGGCCGCCTACCGTTGAGTCCAACCTCTTGTTTAACATGGTTTGGATTCAGTGAGGAAGGACAACTAAGTTCATATGATTACAAGGTCTGCTAAACTTACACCCTAACATGATCATCTTCTTACTTTTGCCTCAACTCATAGGAAACATACCTGATCGGTGAGTCTTTGCAGGGAGTGCTCAGAGTTTTCAGTCACCAATATGGAGGCAGTTGGCTTCCGGTCTTCAGGTGTTCCTCCTTTGCTACTTTCATGAACATTGTTTTATTTATCTGTCGAAGGCAAATTAAAGACAATGTTGTGATGTGTAGCATTGACATGATTGTGGTTGCAGCGCTGAGAAAACAAGGAAGTCGGAGGACGAAACTTACTGGATAGTGGGGTTAAATGCAAGCAAGCTATTCTGTATCATATGCAAATCTCCTAATTGTTACCCAACGGTAGAGAGATCCAATCTGCTTTGCTTAATCCTTTACCATTGTCTCCTGCAGTTAACACGGTATCCTTTTGTGCCAGGTGATGCCGAAGCCTGTGCTCGAGCTGCTCAGCCTTTCATTTCCTCTTGCCTCTTCCGATCTAGGTGCTGCGGATCTCGAGAGTGAGCTCATGATGAGCCAGTTGCATCTCTCACAGGTCCATCCCTTTCACCTCCCTCTGTTTCAGCTGCCCGTTCTGCCGCTCACTTGCTCATTTCTTGTGGACTTCCCGAAACCCAGACCCAGAAGAAGATCCAAGAAATGGCCATGGCGGGTCTGGATACCACTGCGCTTGACGACGAAGCGTTCAACACGGAAGCTGCCATTGACCGGTTCATGTTGAGGCTCATTGCTAGCTGTTGCAATGGTAATAAGACCAAGCGTTAAAGGTTCGGTGTGATGGACATGGTTGGCAATCAACATTGTTTCTTGTGATGGCAATTGCAGGCGATAAGCTCGTGAGGGCCACTGAGCTGGCTAAGTCGCTCTCCCTGGAGAAATCAGTCAAAGGTGCGATAAAGCTGGTTACCGCGCTGAAGCTTCCCATACTGGCAGAACGGTTCAGTGGGATACTGGAGGTGATccctttcctcttcctctccgCCAAGCTATCATCTTGCT is a window from the Musa acuminata AAA Group cultivar baxijiao chromosome BXJ2-1, Cavendish_Baxijiao_AAA, whole genome shotgun sequence genome containing:
- the LOC135598665 gene encoding protein ENHANCER OF LHP1 1-like, which translates into the protein MKRSLKLREAHKGTGSPALCSILWDADGRHLVTSNASDSSVSIHDASHPPKLAKEVRDHKDGVTALALSPGSNSLASGSIDHSVKIYSFPDGEFQSNVTRFTLPIRSLAFNKSGSLLAAAGDDDGIKLIATIDNTISKVLKGHRGPVTGLSFDPSNEFLASVDTFGTVIYWELSSGKQMHTLKAIAPNCDADASLINVLSWSPNGETLAVPGLKNDVVMYDRDTAEKMFTLKGDHERPVCFLAWSPSGKYMATAGLDKQVLIWDVDLRQDIERQKIDDRICSLAWKQNGNALAVIDVMGKIGIWESPVPSCMKSPTDGAADLQARGTNRLLLFDEDDETPSASGSLDDAIEESHGESAPIGHKRSRKQSISDEICDEDSDGEDGLLRQIESRKRSAAKHKKHTRDWKEGNASSSNSTRPNMQEAFQPGSTPAETGKRRFLVYNMLGSITTIENEGFSHVEVDFHDTGRGPRVPAMTDYFGFTMAALNENGSVFSNPCKGEKNMSTLMYRPFSSWANNSEWLMRFEGEEVKAVALGTGWVAAITNLNLLRIFTEGGLQRHILCLNGPVVTAAGYEDKLAIVTHASECLSSGDQMLDVLVLNISEGAKLFEGRLPLSPTSCLTWFGFSEEGQLSSYDYKGVLRVFSHQYGGSWLPVFSAEKTRKSEDETYWIVGLNASKLFCIICKSPNCYPTVMPKPVLELLSLSFPLASSDLGAADLESELMMSQLHLSQTQKKIQEMAMAGLDTTALDDEAFNTEAAIDRFMLRLIASCCNGDKLVRATELAKSLSLEKSVKGAIKLVTALKLPILAERFSGILEERLFNGCRTPAAIPCVASPRTITNNVPSSSDTIRIGAPVLTPSSLSCPRFPRRDAIEEKAGGKEACKDAGDGDATAGVKPKPKPPSSDSGKHEGNDKKSQMPSSSTMEEGDLKGRTNLVQSRGPTNPFAKTASPQERASLLESIRKMKRAENEKDGKSSNKKVKVQK